CCGGGTTGGTGTGCAGAAGCTGTACAACGACTACGCGGAGATGCTGGAGCAGGCGGGAGTTGACGCGGTGGTCATCGGGACGCCGATGCCGCTACATGCCCCGCAGGCCATCGCTGCCCTCAAGCTGGGGATCCACGTGCTCTCCGAGGTTCCCGCTGCGGTGAGCATCGAAGAGGCCCGGGAGCTGACTCTGGCCGCCGCCCGCAGCAGCGCAAGCTATATGATGGCCGAGAACTACTGCTACTTCCGCGAGAATGTGCTGGTGGGAAGGATCGTGGAGGCCGGCCTTTTCGGCGATCTGTATTACGGCGAGGGGGAGTACATCCACGAACTCAAAGGGCTGAACGAGATCACCCGCTGGCGGCGCAGATGGCAGACCGGCATCAACGGATGCACCTATCCCACTCATAGCCTGGGACCGGTCTATCAGTGGATGAAGGAGCGCGTGGTCAGCGTCTGCTGCGTGGGATCCGGACACCACTACCGGGACCCTCGGGGGGACCTGTATGAGCAGGAAGACTCCATCAAGATGCTCTGCCGGATGGAGAAGGGAGGACTGGTGGAGGTCCGGCTGGATATGCTCTCGAACCGCCCGCACAATCCGGCTTACTACTCCCTGCAGGGAACAGATGGGTGTTACGAATCCTCTCGGGGGACGGGTGGGCATCCGGTCATCTGGCTGGCGTCGCGCTCCTCGGGCTTCGAGTGGACCCCCCTGTCGGAGTTCGAGCAGGAGTTCCTGCCCGAAGAGTGGCTGAACCCTCCGAAGGAGGCGCTGGAGGCCGGTCACGCCGGCGGAGACTACTGGGTGGTGGAGGATTTCGTGCGCTCCATCCTGGACGGGCATAAGCCGCCCATCGGCATCCACGAGGCGATGGACATGACCCTGCCTGGGCTGGTCAGCCAGCAGTCCATCCAGCAGGGGAGCTGCTGGCTACCAGTACCGGATTCCCGGGAGTGGGTGAGCCAGGCGGGGATGATTGACTGAAAGCGCCGCGGAGCCCTATAATGCCGCAGGCGCCTGGCGGGCCGGAGCGCTGCCGGGGCTTATGGAGGAAGTTCGGACATGAGGTCTGTTGGTGTCGGGCTTTGCATCGCTCTTCTTCTGACCGGTCCGGGCGCGCCCGCCCAAGCTGCCGCCCGCGCGGTGGCGTTTCCCTCGGGGCAGGCGCTTCTTCGCTCGCCTGCGGTGGATGGCGTCTACGACCCTGTGGAGTGGACGGACGTGGCCCGGCTTCAGACACCGGCCGGAGACTATGTGGTGGGCGCAGGCTGGGACTCCTCGCACGTTTATTTCCTTCTGGACGGCCCCGCCTTCGACTCTGCCGTGCTGTATGTGGACGCTCAGGGGGACGGCTGGCTGAACGGCCCGGACAACTACGAGCTGACGCTCACTCCTGTGCAGGGCGGGCAGGTGGAGGTCGCGGCGAAGATCTACAACTCGCTGGTCAGCGTCCCGGCGCAGGCTCTTTCTCCGGCCATTGTGGACTGCCAGGCGCGTAGCTCCCTGTTCGAGGGACGCCGGACCATGGAGGTCGCGCTCGCGCGCAATGACGCCACCGGTCTACGCCCGGCGGCGGGGCAGAAGATGGCCTTTGGCTTCGGCGTGCGCCTGCCGGGCGAGCAGCGCACGGCCCCTGAGGATCCGCGTGGGCAGCTGACGGGCATCGTTCTCTCCAACAACCTGGTCTCCGCGCCGGAGGGGATCGTGATGGATATGACCCTCAAGGATCGCACCGTCACCGGCGGGCAGACGGTCAGCGGCGATCTCTTCGTCACGAACACCGGGCGCGACCCACTTCCCTACGCCGGCCTTGAGATCGCCGGGGAGCGCCGGCTGGCGGATCTGGTCAACCGGCTGCAGATCCCTGCCGGGTCCATCGAACCCGGAAAGAGGCTGAAGCAGGGCTATTCGACAGCGTTGCCGGTGGATGCCCCGGTGGGGGCCTATGCCCTGCAGGCCACGCTGGATCTGGGCGACGGGCGGCAGGCGGTGCTTTTGAGCGGCTTCGAGGTGCTGGAGACGCTGGAGGTGCGAATGGAGCCCGGGGACGGTCCGGTGATGCCCGGGCAGGAGCGCCGGGTGGCGGTGGTGGTGAAGAACAATTCGCCGCGCGCCCAGAACGGCACGGTGCAGCTGGAAGCGCCTGTGGAGCTGGATGGGTGCTTCGACCGGGCGTCCAGCCGCTTCCTGGTGCGCCCGGAGGGCCAGTCCCGGGTGGAGTTCCGGCTGCGTCCCAACCGCAACACACAGGCGGGCGAATATGAGCTGAAGGCCACCGTTCAGTCCGGTTCCTTCCAGCGCACGGTCTCCGGAAAGGTGCTGATCGGGCGGTAACGGGGGCGTTGCAGGAATATGGCGGCTCGGGCGGGAACACTCATCTTCGAGGAGGAGGGAACCCGCAATGGGAACGGAACCGAATGCCCTGAGGGACGCCATATCGGAGGCGCTTGCCCTGGGCAAGAGCGACCCGAACGAGGCCAGCACCTGTCTATGGATCATCGTGCCCCTCCTGGAGGCAGCCGGCTACCAACGGCATGAAATCCAGCCTCAAGAGACGGACCCAGCAGGCAGGAAGCCGGACTATACCATCCTGCCGGATTCGGAGCACACCTGGTTTCTGGAAGCCAAGGCGTGGGCCGTGGATCTGAACGACCAGCACGTGCGGCAGGCGCTGATCTACGCCTACACCAACAACCGGCGATGGGTGGTGCTGACCAACGGCCGCGAATGGCGCCTGTATGACAACAGCATCCCCGGCGAGCTGAGCGGAAAACTGGTGGCGAAGGCGCGGCTGGAGGATGTGGACGATGTGGAGGAGTTCCTGGCGGCCATCGGGCGGCAGTCCGTGACGGACGGAACGATCGAGCGCTACGCGCGGGACCGGCTGCTGCGCGCCGCGCTGGAGCAGGAGCTCTGCGACCCGGCAAGCGACCTGGTGAAAGCCGTCTGGACAAGGCTGAGATCCCGCCCCGGTCTTTCGGGCATTACCAGAGACCAGGTTGCGGCGTTTTTCAGCGGCAGGCCGCCAGGTGACGAGACAAGACCGCCGATGGCGGGTTCGTTCTCCGAGGAAAGCACATCTGCTAACCCGCCGGCCTTCGCAGGACGTCCTCAGGATTTCCCCGGAGGAAGGTTCACCCTTCAGGTATTGTTGGAGCGGTCAGAACATCTTGTGAAAAATCGCAATCCTGGGATTGTCATCTTTCCCGATGGCAGGCAGGAGACGGTCTCGACGTGGAAAGATGCCGCCTGTGCGGTGGTCAAGTGGGTGGGGGAAGCAAAAGGTCTGCCGCCACTTCCCTTCTCGGCAGTTTACGATAAACGACGTTACTTCTTGAATACTCGGCCGGGCCACCCCAACCCAAAGACATTTCACAGGTTTTGCGAGTTGAGCACCTCCGCGGGGTCCGTCTACATGGACGTGAACCGGAACGCCACCCACCTGGTGCGCTCGATTGTGTCTCTCTGTGAGACAGTGGGGGTGGTGCCTGAAAGCATACAGGTGCAGGTAAAACCCGGGTGGCGGCCGCCTGTAAGGCGATGACGCGCCTGAGGGGATCTTATCGTTGAAAACGTCCCTGCGCTCCCGTGTGTATGCCGTTCTTGAGGGCGAAGCTGCATCCTCTCCCGTGGGGATGGCGGTTCACGGAATCCTCCTGCTGCTGATTCTCTCCAACGTCCTAGTCTCGGTGGAAGCATCGGTCGTCAGCATCGCTGACCGCTACGCGCGCTGGTTCGATGCCTTCGACGCTTTCTCCGTGACCATCTTCACCGTGGAATATCTGGCCCGGCTCTGGTGCTGTGTGGAGGATCCTCGGTTCCGTTCGCCTGTGCTTGGCCGCTTGCGGTTCGCGCTGGGCTTCTTGCCGCTTGTGGACCTGGCGGCTGTCATATCCTTTTCCGGGGTCCTGCTGGCTGGGGGCGCTGACTACCGTTTCCTGCGCGTGCTGCGCATCCTGAGGATTCTCCGGATCCTTAAGCTGGGCCGTTATTCGCAAGCATTGCTGCTGGTCGGGCGGGTGGTGGCCGCGAAGAAGGAGCAACTCGCGGCTGCTCTGGTCTGCGTTTTTGTGCTTATTACAATCGCCGCCGGCTTGATCTATGAAGTGGAGAGGCAGGCGCAACCTGAAGCGTTTGGGAGCATC
The sequence above is drawn from the Armatimonadota bacterium genome and encodes:
- a CDS encoding glycosyl hydrolase family 109 protein; this encodes MPVSDVLKVGIVGAAGRGASYFAPFLANPRTHLEALCDINDERLQKTAARVGVQKLYNDYAEMLEQAGVDAVVIGTPMPLHAPQAIAALKLGIHVLSEVPAAVSIEEARELTLAAARSSASYMMAENYCYFRENVLVGRIVEAGLFGDLYYGEGEYIHELKGLNEITRWRRRWQTGINGCTYPTHSLGPVYQWMKERVVSVCCVGSGHHYRDPRGDLYEQEDSIKMLCRMEKGGLVEVRLDMLSNRPHNPAYYSLQGTDGCYESSRGTGGHPVIWLASRSSGFEWTPLSEFEQEFLPEEWLNPPKEALEAGHAGGDYWVVEDFVRSILDGHKPPIGIHEAMDMTLPGLVSQQSIQQGSCWLPVPDSREWVSQAGMID
- the kcnb2 gene encoding potassium voltage gated channel, Shab-related subfamily, member 2; translation: MKTSLRSRVYAVLEGEAASSPVGMAVHGILLLLILSNVLVSVEASVVSIADRYARWFDAFDAFSVTIFTVEYLARLWCCVEDPRFRSPVLGRLRFALGFLPLVDLAAVISFSGVLLAGGADYRFLRVLRILRILRILKLGRYSQALLLVGRVVAAKKEQLAAALVCVFVLITIAAGLIYEVERQAQPEAFGSIPESMWWAVVTLTTVGYGDVYPVTPVGRVLASLLALFGVAMFGLPAGILASGFMEELSRRRGDIETCPHCGKPIR